Proteins encoded within one genomic window of Ranitomeya variabilis isolate aRanVar5 chromosome 4, aRanVar5.hap1, whole genome shotgun sequence:
- the LOC143768907 gene encoding protein kinase C delta type-like, with protein sequence MITKRDNEDTILRERRILLAARHCPFLCHLYAAHQSQHRAYFIMEYLSGGSVEDLIRMCGCLKIGNVRFYTAEMVSGLQFLHGHNIVHRDIKPNNIMLDADGHIRIIDLGLAQDGVSSSKNISGVTGTFHYMAPEVHRRKRYGAAVDWWSLGIVVSRMAAGRYPFYNGPVKQMAFKYIINEKPKFLTWLDADVKHLIKKLLRKDPQTRLGVSGNIREHPFFTTIGWEDLEERRVEPPFTPFRPVLENHHLQWPEHTVLHPVAGFTYVSPS encoded by the exons atgatcaccaaaagggacaacgaggacaccatcttgagagagcggcggatactcctggcggccagacactgcccattcctgtgccacctctatgccgcacaccagtctcagcacagggcatatttcatcatggagtacctgtccggtggcagcgtggaggatttgatcaggatgtgcggctgcctgaaaatcggcaatgtgag attctacacagcagagatggtaagtggcctccagttcctccacggacacaacatcgtccaccg tgacataaagccgaataacatcatgttggatgcagatggccacatccgtatcatcgaccttgggcttgcccaagatggcgtctcctcctccaaaaacatctctggagtgacgggcactttccattacatggcccctgaggtgcatcgtagaaaacggtatggcgcagcagtggactggtggagcctggggattgtggtgtccaggatggcagcagggcgatatccattttacaacggccccgtcaagcaaatggctttcaaatacatcatcaacgagaagccaaaatttctaacttggcttgatgctgacgtgaaacatctcatcaagaagctgctgcgcaaagaccctcagacacgcctgggtgtgagcgggaacatcagagagcatccattctttaccaccatcggctgggaggatctggaggaaaggagagtagagccaccatttacaccattcaggccagttctggagaaccacCATCTGCAGTGGCCGGAGCACACAGTCCTTCACCCCGTGGCCGGATTTACGTACGTGTCACCAAGCTAG